A stretch of the Teredinibacter haidensis genome encodes the following:
- a CDS encoding ion transporter, translated as MTDATPETSNSVALKQKLHEVIFGTDTPAGKRFDIALIYLIVFSVLALMLDSVSWLSKPWSGYIFALEWIFTLIFTVEYCIRIYCLPKPFRYIFSFYGLVDFVSILPSYVSLLVPGANYLLVVRLLRVLRIFRILKLVRYLSEANILMRAIMQSRRKVFVFFMSVLVLSTIFGSLMYIVEGPVHGFSSIPKSIYWTIVTITTVGYGDITPQTALGQVIASAAMLTGYSILAVPTGIFTAELAQEMQRTRTHITCGRCAKAGHELDASFCRNCGHPLEIKGI; from the coding sequence ATGACTGATGCAACACCTGAGACTAGCAATTCTGTCGCGCTGAAGCAGAAATTGCACGAAGTCATTTTTGGTACCGATACGCCTGCCGGTAAGCGTTTCGACATAGCGCTAATTTATTTGATTGTCTTCAGCGTGTTGGCGTTGATGCTCGATTCCGTCAGCTGGCTTTCTAAGCCTTGGAGTGGGTATATTTTTGCGCTTGAATGGATATTTACACTGATATTTACGGTGGAATATTGCATTCGGATTTATTGCTTGCCAAAGCCCTTTCGATATATCTTCAGTTTTTACGGGCTGGTCGATTTTGTCTCAATATTGCCCAGTTATGTCAGCTTACTCGTTCCTGGAGCTAATTATTTACTGGTTGTGCGCTTGCTGCGTGTATTGCGCATTTTTCGCATCTTAAAACTGGTGCGCTATTTGTCAGAAGCCAATATTTTGATGCGGGCTATTATGCAGTCCCGTCGCAAGGTGTTCGTATTTTTTATGTCGGTACTGGTGTTGTCGACGATTTTCGGATCTCTTATGTATATTGTTGAAGGGCCTGTGCACGGCTTCAGCAGTATTCCCAAAAGCATCTACTGGACGATCGTGACGATTACGACAGTTGGCTATGGTGATATTACGCCACAAACAGCGCTTGGGCAGGTTATTGCCTCGGCCGCTATGTTGACGGGTTATTCCATTCTTGCGGTTCCGACAGGTATTTTTACTGCTGAATTGGCGCAGGAGATGCAAAGAACGAGAACGCATATTACCTGTGGGCGGTGCGCAAAGGCCGGTCACGAGCTCGA
- the yciH gene encoding stress response translation initiation inhibitor YciH, producing the protein MSNSKLVYSTETGRVKDEKMKTAIPESDGIIRIRRETKGRKGKGVTTLSGFDLEEKLLKDLAKKLKQLCGTGGTTKDGVIEIQGDHRQKLADHLNGQGYQAKLAGG; encoded by the coding sequence ATGAGCAATAGTAAACTGGTGTATTCCACTGAAACCGGTCGAGTTAAAGACGAGAAAATGAAGACAGCTATTCCCGAAAGCGACGGAATCATCCGGATTCGCCGCGAAACCAAGGGCCGCAAAGGCAAAGGGGTCACAACCCTGAGTGGCTTTGACCTGGAAGAGAAACTCCTCAAAGACCTCGCGAAAAAATTAAAGCAACTTTGCGGAACTGGCGGTACGACAAAAGATGGCGTTATTGAGATTCAGGGCGACCACCGACAAAAATTGGCTGATCACCTCAACGGCCAAGGGTACCAGGCAAAACTCGCAGGAGGCTAA
- a CDS encoding energy transducer TonB, whose protein sequence is MTNPDIWPLIDTALKVGMGATIAAACFGMAKLWHKRQMPSGKQSPQQKRLSLLEQISSDVGHVNHSFAKYSALVIESTRFGKRWPPARKQELDVINSELVREFERLSSAEAKLLMLGEKTMEKTLRLYAARIALFRKQVYVGRQDISEQEIADLKAAIMQLREQFYDILSRRYDKLLAA, encoded by the coding sequence ATGACTAACCCCGATATCTGGCCCTTAATTGATACTGCGCTTAAAGTCGGCATGGGTGCAACAATTGCCGCAGCCTGTTTTGGTATGGCAAAACTTTGGCACAAACGCCAAATGCCCTCAGGCAAACAAAGCCCCCAGCAAAAGCGACTCAGCCTGTTGGAACAGATTTCTTCTGATGTGGGGCATGTAAACCACAGTTTTGCGAAGTATTCCGCTCTGGTTATTGAATCCACGCGCTTTGGCAAACGCTGGCCCCCTGCGCGCAAGCAGGAGCTAGATGTGATTAACAGCGAATTGGTACGTGAGTTTGAACGGCTCTCCTCTGCAGAGGCCAAGCTATTAATGCTCGGCGAAAAAACCATGGAAAAAACCCTACGCCTTTACGCTGCGCGTATCGCATTATTTCGCAAACAGGTCTATGTAGGCAGGCAGGATATAAGCGAACAGGAAATAGCCGACTTAAAGGCGGCCATCATGCAATTAAGGGAACAGTTTTACGATATTCTCAGCCGCCGTTACGACAAACTTTTGGCAGCTTAA
- a CDS encoding PilZ domain-containing protein, with protein sequence MTVKIESKHFDEANPVVNSFIDSWTEWYNYWTHWFYSGDAFMRQFIRHPSDIPISYCLGEARKAVLSVEAREFFASDRLRDVSRGGLCFNADCPVRKGTPIHIEIAIEDPPYKAEGMVAWCRPEGDHFAVGVQFNEPSTRFSVRMVEQVCHIEHYRSMVLEDEGRELNSEQAAQEWIEKYAAEFPA encoded by the coding sequence ATGACTGTTAAGATTGAAAGTAAACATTTTGATGAAGCCAATCCTGTAGTAAATAGTTTTATTGATTCTTGGACAGAGTGGTATAACTATTGGACACATTGGTTTTATAGTGGTGATGCCTTTATGCGTCAGTTTATCCGTCATCCTTCAGATATTCCCATTAGCTATTGTTTGGGCGAAGCAAGAAAAGCAGTGCTTTCCGTCGAAGCGAGGGAGTTCTTTGCTTCAGACCGGTTGCGCGATGTTAGCCGAGGAGGCTTGTGTTTTAATGCAGACTGCCCTGTGCGCAAAGGAACGCCCATTCATATAGAAATTGCTATTGAAGACCCTCCTTATAAAGCTGAAGGTATGGTTGCTTGGTGTCGGCCAGAGGGCGACCACTTTGCAGTCGGCGTGCAGTTTAATGAGCCTTCAACGCGTTTTAGTGTTCGTATGGTAGAGCAGGTATGTCATATTGAACATTACCGCTCGATGGTGTTGGAAGACGAGGGGCGCGAGCTTAATAGTGAGCAAGCTGCTCAAGAGTGGATCGAGAAATATGCAGCTGAATTTCCCGCCTAG